One Actinomyces respiraculi DNA window includes the following coding sequences:
- a CDS encoding amino acid permease, with amino-acid sequence MPKTVDEIVAEGQLQRRLTNRHVQLIAIGGAIGTGLFMGSGKTISLAGPSVVVVYTLIGAVLFLVMRALGEVMLSDLSYKSFADVAADLVGPWAGFLTGWTYYFSWLVTAVAEVIVITGYVRFWWPGVPLWLPPVVTVALLLSINLTTVKAFGEIEFWFSIIKVVAILALVAVGVAMVAVGFTAPNGAVASVTNLWSDGGFFPRGFDGFARAFQIAVFAFIGTELIGTTAAEAKDPHVTLPKAINAIPVRIVLFYVGALTAIMMVTPWREVSAENSPFVSMFALAGLGVAASVVNFVVLTAAASSANSGLYSTSRMLYGLAWAHQAPRVFKRLSGRSVPGWSLLVTCVGLLTSIPLMSLSGSIMSAFTTVTTVASVLFIVVWGVIVVSYLRYRTRYPERHEASAYKVPGGRAAAWASLAFFAFVAWTLTLAQDTRQALLASPLWFAAMAVAWVVHRRRARR; translated from the coding sequence ATGCCGAAGACCGTCGATGAGATCGTTGCCGAGGGCCAGCTCCAGCGCAGGCTCACCAATCGCCACGTCCAGCTCATCGCCATCGGTGGGGCCATCGGTACCGGCCTGTTCATGGGCTCCGGCAAGACAATCTCCCTGGCCGGGCCCTCCGTGGTGGTCGTCTACACCCTCATCGGTGCGGTCCTCTTCCTCGTCATGAGGGCCCTGGGCGAGGTCATGCTCTCCGACCTGAGTTACAAGTCCTTTGCCGACGTCGCCGCCGACCTCGTTGGGCCGTGGGCCGGGTTCCTCACCGGCTGGACCTACTACTTCTCCTGGCTGGTGACGGCCGTGGCTGAGGTCATCGTCATCACGGGCTACGTCCGGTTCTGGTGGCCGGGGGTCCCCCTGTGGCTGCCGCCGGTCGTCACCGTCGCGCTGCTGCTGTCCATCAACCTCACGACGGTCAAGGCCTTCGGGGAGATCGAGTTCTGGTTCTCCATCATCAAGGTCGTGGCGATCCTCGCGCTTGTCGCTGTCGGCGTCGCCATGGTGGCTGTGGGCTTCACCGCCCCCAACGGGGCTGTCGCCTCCGTGACCAACCTGTGGTCCGACGGCGGCTTCTTCCCCCGCGGCTTCGACGGCTTCGCCCGGGCCTTCCAGATTGCCGTCTTCGCCTTTATCGGCACCGAGCTCATCGGTACGACGGCGGCAGAGGCCAAGGACCCGCACGTCACCCTGCCCAAGGCGATCAACGCCATTCCCGTGCGCATCGTGCTTTTCTACGTCGGAGCGCTGACGGCCATCATGATGGTGACCCCCTGGCGTGAGGTCTCCGCAGAGAACAGCCCCTTCGTGTCCATGTTCGCCCTGGCCGGGCTCGGGGTGGCTGCCAGTGTCGTCAACTTCGTTGTCCTCACGGCCGCGGCCTCGAGCGCGAACTCCGGTCTGTACTCGACCTCCCGGATGCTCTATGGCCTGGCCTGGGCCCACCAGGCGCCGCGCGTGTTCAAGCGGCTGAGCGGTCGCAGTGTGCCGGGCTGGTCCCTGCTGGTGACCTGCGTCGGTCTGCTGACCTCGATCCCGCTCATGAGTCTGTCAGGCTCGATCATGTCGGCCTTCACGACGGTGACGACGGTGGCCTCCGTGCTGTTCATCGTCGTGTGGGGCGTCATCGTCGTGTCCTACCTGCGCTACCGCACGCGCTACCCGGAGCGTCACGAGGCGAGCGCCTACAAGGTTCCCGGTGGGCGGGCGGCGGCCTGGGCGAGCCTGGCCTTCTTCGCGTTCGTCGCCTGGACGCTCACGCTGGCGCAGGACACCCGCCAAGCGCTCCTCGCCTCGCCTCTGTGGTTCGCGGCGATGGCGGTGGCGTGGGTGGTTCACCGTCGGCGAGCGCGTCGCTGA
- a CDS encoding glycine C-acetyltransferase encodes MFAFKQEISEELAAIESAGLYKREREITSAQGSEIETAEGPALNFCANNYLGLADDSRVRDAAHEALDQWGFGMSSVRFICGTQSPHRELERELASWLGTEDAILFSSCFDANGAIFDVLLRAGDAIISDELNHASIIDGVRLCKATRYRYRNADMEDLRTQLEAAKAAGAPRIMIVTDGVFSMDGSYAPLPEIVALAEEYGALVMVDDSHATGFVGASGAGTPELFGVTVDVLSGTLGKALGGASGGYIAGPQEIVDLLRQRARPYLFSNTVAPSVVGGSLRAVRIARHADESRAVLARNAELFRSLMEQAGFTLLPGSHAIVPVMFPGMQGAVLAGRVADRMLELGVYVIAFSYPVVPRGRARIRVQLSAAHTEEDVRRCVAAFTQARDEVLHR; translated from the coding sequence ATGTTCGCCTTCAAGCAGGAGATCAGCGAGGAGCTGGCCGCCATCGAGTCCGCCGGGCTGTACAAGCGCGAGCGGGAGATCACAAGCGCGCAGGGTTCCGAGATCGAGACCGCCGAGGGGCCCGCCCTCAACTTCTGCGCCAACAACTACCTGGGGCTTGCCGACGACTCGCGCGTGCGCGACGCCGCTCACGAGGCCCTGGACCAGTGGGGCTTCGGCATGAGCTCGGTGCGCTTCATCTGCGGCACCCAGTCCCCGCACCGCGAGCTCGAGCGCGAGCTGGCCAGCTGGCTGGGGACCGAGGACGCGATCCTCTTCTCCAGCTGCTTCGACGCCAACGGGGCGATCTTCGACGTCCTGCTGCGTGCCGGGGACGCGATCATCTCCGACGAGCTCAACCACGCCTCCATCATCGACGGCGTGCGCCTGTGCAAGGCGACCCGCTACCGCTACCGCAACGCGGACATGGAGGACCTGCGCACCCAGCTCGAGGCGGCGAAGGCGGCGGGCGCGCCGCGCATCATGATCGTCACCGACGGCGTGTTCTCCATGGACGGCTCCTACGCGCCCCTGCCCGAGATCGTGGCCCTGGCCGAGGAGTACGGGGCGCTCGTCATGGTGGACGACTCCCACGCCACCGGTTTCGTCGGGGCGAGCGGCGCGGGCACGCCCGAGCTGTTCGGGGTGACGGTGGACGTGCTGTCGGGCACGCTCGGCAAGGCGCTGGGCGGGGCGAGCGGCGGATACATCGCGGGCCCCCAGGAGATCGTCGACCTGCTGCGCCAGCGGGCCCGCCCGTACCTGTTCTCCAACACGGTGGCGCCCTCCGTCGTCGGCGGCTCGCTGCGGGCAGTGCGGATCGCCCGTCACGCGGACGAGTCGCGCGCGGTGCTGGCGCGCAACGCCGAGTTGTTCCGCTCCCTTATGGAGCAGGCGGGCTTCACGCTGCTGCCCGGTTCCCACGCGATCGTGCCGGTGATGTTCCCCGGGATGCAGGGCGCGGTGCTGGCCGGGCGCGTCGCGGACCGCATGCTGGAGCTGGGCGTGTACGTCATTGCCTTCTCCTACCCGGTGGTGCCCAGGGGCAGGGCCCGGATCAGGGTGCAGCTGAGCGCGGCGCACACCGAGGAGGATGTGCGCCGGTGCGTGGCGGCCTTCACCCAGGCGCGCGACGAGGTGCTGCACCGCTGA
- a CDS encoding lysylphosphatidylglycerol synthase transmembrane domain-containing protein — protein sequence MTDAVLPDASADDLSGTSPASTASDRTSPVGIPRIGLAPVTAPTPRPTPAVRSHTLLVDSQPRRLRRAEDLLDLVLAVVGALATIVLAIYAHETTTGVTQDVQNVLTTVLRQILVLPLQAVEGLATFLIPVTVLLTRLFQGSWRSALQGALGALGGWFAGLFIYQMLVTWAPEALVAGLTVTASGTAQIGVSAIFAALAGLLTGAGDRRTSTTVRVAWGVVWVIVGLTVLRSALTLPGALLSVLIGRAVGILVRLALGVDDRRAHGVALIRALRRAGVDAVRVVRMDPAPDPRAWTVTTDAPLGYTERVRETPLAAPVDLSPPPDTAGTPDADAAVGPSAHPAPAPAAEGEAAPPSSRPPHQAPIHTESANTIAPADDVETAAALAEAHSSALTEGRPSVHRVYAVWDSQGVRRDVTVLDADRQVAGFLAGLWDRVRVRGLSPTRDLSVRPAAEHAVLMTLEARRVGVRTPALLGLAEAQESVILVTEHVADARSFDALGSDVPEAVLDQLWEQVAAAHASGLAHRELDGSHVVVDAREQVWLLDWDSGETASNEISRRVDLAQALALIASAVGVERAIASASRALSTQQLASIAPMLQKVVLPDSTRQAMGRRGTVLQELRDALVALTPTAHAEPARLTRFSTRTVIMAVVALAALWTLLARMNLEQISEAVRQANAWWILAALIFSLATYVGAGLALVAFSPVRLGVLRSTEVHLASSVVSLVAPAGVGGAAINLRFLARKGVPTAIGVATVALVQVVQFAVTVLLLVLLAALTGRSTGLTLPSGWIMLAAVVLVAAVAAALLIPRVRSFLWDKIEPTYRQVWPRVVWILSNPRRLALGVGGTLLLSLSYVLAFGASLWAFGYTLPFSVLAITYLASNTVGSVVPSPGGIGPVEIALTAGLVASGIPSGVALSAAIVYRLVTFWIPIPVGWLSLQRLQREGDL from the coding sequence ATGACCGACGCCGTGCTCCCTGACGCCTCGGCCGACGACCTCTCCGGCACGTCCCCCGCCAGTACCGCCTCCGACCGCACCTCCCCGGTCGGCATCCCGCGCATCGGCCTGGCCCCGGTCACCGCCCCCACGCCCCGCCCGACCCCGGCGGTCCGCTCGCACACGCTCCTCGTTGACTCCCAGCCACGGCGTCTGCGCCGCGCCGAGGACCTGCTCGACCTGGTCCTCGCCGTCGTCGGAGCCCTGGCGACGATCGTCCTCGCGATCTACGCGCACGAGACGACAACCGGCGTCACCCAGGACGTGCAGAACGTCCTCACCACGGTCCTGCGGCAGATCCTCGTCCTGCCCCTCCAGGCGGTCGAGGGCCTGGCCACCTTCCTCATCCCGGTGACGGTCCTACTCACCCGCCTGTTCCAGGGCTCGTGGCGCAGCGCCCTGCAGGGCGCCCTCGGCGCGCTCGGCGGCTGGTTCGCCGGCCTGTTCATCTACCAGATGCTCGTCACCTGGGCCCCCGAAGCCCTGGTCGCGGGCTTGACGGTCACGGCCTCGGGCACGGCGCAGATCGGCGTATCGGCAATCTTCGCCGCCCTCGCCGGCCTGCTCACCGGCGCGGGCGACCGGCGCACATCGACAACGGTGCGCGTCGCCTGGGGCGTCGTGTGGGTCATCGTCGGGCTGACGGTGCTGCGCTCGGCCCTCACCCTGCCCGGCGCTCTCCTGTCCGTGCTCATCGGACGCGCCGTCGGCATCCTCGTGCGCCTGGCCCTCGGGGTGGACGACCGCCGTGCGCACGGCGTCGCCCTCATCCGTGCCCTGCGCCGTGCCGGCGTCGACGCGGTGCGCGTCGTGCGCATGGATCCGGCCCCGGACCCGCGCGCCTGGACGGTGACGACCGACGCGCCCCTGGGCTACACCGAGCGCGTGCGCGAGACCCCGCTGGCCGCTCCCGTGGACCTCAGTCCCCCGCCCGACACGGCAGGCACGCCCGACGCCGATGCCGCCGTCGGCCCCTCTGCCCACCCAGCACCCGCCCCGGCCGCCGAGGGGGAGGCCGCCCCACCCTCCTCCCGGCCCCCGCATCAGGCGCCCATTCACACGGAGTCGGCGAACACGATCGCCCCGGCCGACGACGTCGAGACCGCGGCCGCGCTCGCCGAGGCCCACTCCTCCGCGCTCACCGAGGGCCGCCCCTCCGTCCACCGGGTCTACGCCGTGTGGGACTCCCAGGGCGTGCGCCGCGACGTCACCGTCCTGGACGCCGACCGTCAGGTCGCCGGCTTCCTCGCCGGCCTGTGGGACCGCGTGCGCGTGCGCGGCCTGTCCCCCACCCGCGACCTGTCGGTACGGCCCGCCGCCGAGCACGCCGTCCTCATGACCCTCGAGGCCCGGCGCGTGGGCGTGCGCACCCCCGCCCTCCTGGGCCTGGCCGAGGCGCAGGAGTCCGTCATCCTCGTCACCGAGCACGTCGCCGACGCCCGCTCCTTCGACGCCCTGGGCTCCGATGTGCCCGAGGCGGTCCTCGACCAGCTATGGGAGCAGGTCGCGGCCGCGCACGCCTCCGGGCTGGCTCACCGCGAGCTCGACGGCTCGCACGTCGTCGTCGACGCCCGCGAACAGGTGTGGCTGCTCGACTGGGACTCCGGCGAGACCGCCTCCAACGAGATCTCCCGGCGCGTGGACCTCGCCCAGGCGCTCGCCCTCATCGCCTCCGCCGTCGGCGTCGAGCGGGCCATCGCCTCCGCCTCGCGGGCGCTAAGCACCCAGCAGCTCGCCTCCATCGCCCCGATGCTGCAGAAGGTCGTGCTGCCGGACTCCACCCGACAGGCGATGGGTCGGCGCGGCACGGTGCTGCAGGAGCTGCGCGACGCCCTCGTGGCTCTGACTCCGACGGCGCACGCCGAGCCCGCCCGGCTCACCCGATTCTCCACGCGCACCGTCATCATGGCGGTCGTCGCCCTGGCGGCGCTGTGGACCCTGCTGGCCCGCATGAACCTCGAGCAGATCAGCGAGGCGGTGCGCCAGGCGAACGCCTGGTGGATCCTGGCGGCCCTCATCTTCTCCCTGGCGACCTACGTCGGCGCCGGCCTCGCGCTCGTGGCCTTCTCCCCGGTACGCCTGGGCGTGCTGCGCTCCACGGAGGTGCACCTGGCCTCCTCGGTGGTCTCACTGGTCGCCCCCGCGGGTGTGGGTGGTGCCGCCATCAACCTGCGCTTCCTGGCACGTAAGGGCGTTCCGACGGCGATCGGCGTGGCAACCGTGGCCCTCGTCCAGGTGGTCCAGTTCGCCGTCACGGTGCTGCTGCTCGTCCTGCTGGCGGCGCTCACGGGCCGCTCGACAGGACTAACCCTGCCGTCGGGGTGGATCATGCTGGCCGCGGTCGTCCTGGTGGCGGCCGTCGCGGCGGCCCTGCTCATCCCGCGGGTGCGCTCCTTCCTGTGGGACAAGATCGAGCCGACCTACCGGCAGGTGTGGCCGCGCGTGGTGTGGATCCTGTCCAACCCGCGTCGCCTGGCGCTGGGTGTGGGGGGCACGCTGCTGCTGAGCCTGTCCTATGTCCTCGCCTTCGGGGCCAGCCTGTGGGCCTTCGGCTACACCCTGCCCTTCTCGGTCCTGGCGATCACCTACCTGGCCTCGAACACGGTGGGAAGCGTGGTGCCCTCGCCGGGTGGTATCGGCCCGGTGGAGATCGCGCTGACGGCGGGCCTCGTCGCGTCGGGCATCCCCTCGGGCGTGGCCCTGTCCGCCGCCATCGTCTACCGCCTCGTGACCTTCTGGATCCCCATTCCCGTGGGCTGGCTCAGCCTCCAGCGACTGCAACGCGAGGGCGACCTGTAG
- the tdh gene encoding L-threonine 3-dehydrogenase: protein MRALRKPAPGPGLELQDIPEPTTGFREVKIRVLRTGLCGTDLHLAGWDDFAAAQLHPPMTLGHEFYGEIVEIGSGTATDESTADDDTDYLSIGQRVSVEGHITCGRCRNCRAGRRHMCIRTNSIGVNRDGAFADYVVVPARNVWPQADTIDPDLGALFDPFGNAVHTAMQFPPASEDVLITGAGPIGVMCAAIARHCGARNVVITDLSDYRLSLAEKVGVTTVNTGREDLRTVMHDLGMTEGFDVGLEMSGAPAATRQMIDVCNHGAKIAMLGLPKAGYEIDWNKVITHMLTIKGVYGREMYDTWYKGSFMLGSSERLRNEIRGLVTHRFAPEQWQDAFETARSGECGKVIINWEE, encoded by the coding sequence ATGCGTGCACTGCGCAAGCCGGCCCCGGGACCTGGGCTCGAGCTGCAGGACATCCCCGAACCCACCACCGGATTCCGGGAGGTGAAGATCCGCGTCCTGCGCACCGGCCTGTGCGGAACCGATCTGCACCTGGCCGGCTGGGACGACTTCGCGGCCGCCCAGCTGCACCCGCCGATGACCCTCGGCCACGAGTTCTACGGCGAGATCGTTGAAATCGGCTCCGGCACCGCCACCGACGAGTCCACCGCCGACGACGACACCGACTACCTGTCCATCGGTCAGCGGGTGAGCGTCGAGGGGCACATCACCTGCGGGCGCTGCCGCAACTGCCGTGCGGGCCGGCGCCACATGTGCATCCGCACGAACTCCATCGGCGTCAACCGTGACGGCGCCTTCGCCGACTACGTGGTCGTGCCGGCCCGCAACGTGTGGCCGCAGGCGGATACGATCGACCCGGACCTCGGGGCGCTGTTCGACCCCTTCGGCAACGCCGTGCACACCGCGATGCAATTCCCCCCGGCCTCCGAGGACGTCCTCATCACCGGAGCCGGCCCCATCGGTGTCATGTGCGCCGCCATCGCCCGGCACTGCGGGGCGAGGAACGTCGTCATCACGGACCTGTCCGACTACCGGCTCTCCCTGGCTGAGAAGGTCGGGGTCACCACGGTCAACACCGGCCGCGAGGACCTGCGCACGGTGATGCACGACCTGGGGATGACGGAGGGCTTCGACGTCGGCCTTGAGATGAGCGGGGCGCCGGCCGCGACCCGTCAGATGATCGACGTGTGCAACCACGGTGCGAAGATCGCCATGCTGGGGCTGCCCAAGGCGGGCTACGAGATCGACTGGAACAAGGTCATCACCCACATGCTCACCATCAAGGGTGTCTACGGCCGCGAGATGTATGACACCTGGTACAAGGGGTCGTTCATGCTGGGCTCGTCCGAGCGCCTGCGCAACGAGATCCGTGGGCTCGTCACGCACCGCTTCGCCCCCGAGCAGTGGCAGGACGCCTTCGAGACCGCCCGCTCCGGCGAGTGCGGCAAGGTCATCATCAACTGGGAGGAGTGA